The Lucilia cuprina isolate Lc7/37 chromosome 5, ASM2204524v1, whole genome shotgun sequence genome includes a window with the following:
- the LOC111677620 gene encoding fibrillin-1 isoform X5: MARFLFYLVAAAIISVSAAVYEDCERPPSVQNANIKIEDEEDTIRAIYSCQTGFELRGPHELVCDLDTDEWNTNPPECVRTQRSNEVDEEDTEDAAAKAKRKKQQEILEDRMVSPALASTLDMSCVQAKVKAPEIRHGYVQKYDRRRRGDKVFLAAFYACNDNFEFEDSEINTLYCSERKWVGELPVCIALGEYTEGDEDEYEEYETGEEEAEEENVALPPPPPPTQPQTSEHEPEEISNEIPTREREHTEYHESSEVTNKIAETSHHEETEAVTELPAVVEPTPDPYAPRVLDYNCGPDNGGCDQKCERVLFPGENEPRIQCSCSQGFSLDPYDYSTCHDIDECAIKNGGCEQLCQNLPGSFQCTCESGLQIDTLTGNTCIDINECLLRNGHGPCQDTCHNIWSSYRCSCDNLPGTQLSPDNHTCVDNGECLHNNGGCSHTCLSSMGRIFCLCPSGYRMSEDDKTCKDINECELPEVAAECRDGCENTHGSYRCIVPLNSREDVEEHSENSAGIIRTSEVLECSEGYRAEEGKCVDIDECTEGTSGCEMCVNIEGGYECTCPAGFDLADDEKTCVDIDECAIVSEEGEYEASYKLCSHDCKNTIGSFQCGCPERFHLSSDRRTCVVDTCNDLQNPDLNKTRCAYDCVDLVSGSYHCLCPEGYALTEDGYNCVEMTDICAEHAEACAPGICQPSEDRTTFSCICPLGYEEVNSKCVDIDECSRGVHKCSYECVNTEGNYHCLCPSGFRFAEGSEYECEDIDECEEQEGVCGALQCINLPATFNCICPDGREPNEEGACPNMVEDPCGAHQCSHECLPEGESFRCACPGNMTLDESGVNCIVADMCAINKNGCEQICKSEEGGICGCFDGFVLDVNGKSCIDIDECQINNGGCHQLCTNFAGSYACTCEAGFELADDQKTCLDVDECALGRHDCSHECVNVDGGFQCTCPQGYYLGETRSVCLDIDECIVTDHGCSHNCYNTQGSYICACPDGFTLSTDGKKCLGGHCDTDNGGCSHLCDPEKGCTCPLGWTLGADGKTCEDIDECLDQNGYCLHKCHNTLGSFECRCPDGSKPAHGEDACPITCPAGFTFSRDDPSKCEDIDECSLPGVCQYDCRNTNGSYECLCPRGYRLENGRECVDIDECLENNGGCLGGSCFNHNGGFECKCPLGYSLASDRKTCEKRVESRDQCQPFEAPANGEIHCTKYRHKKKRFYNTKCKVWCNQGYRLEGPSHRHCNASGQWDDHENKCLPIVCPRIPTPRNGVMLPQSCSLGSTYMGEQCRLKCNAGFVPVGKSVAICTSQMKWSYEGAFECVPMHIDTRLDATNDFTPSFMPTLHKQPLPSIQTTYQTRPLPNFAWKPPTFGGAGAVAGTGVQRPYIKCPRNTTVFLANGERTTHIILEKPVTNLDYRYIESSPAWTRDLQAHLGPGSYNVVFRGHDPITGRKARCKTVINVRHAEGPNIVFCTSSFEVQLAENQAYRSVVWEEPRFESKYGLKKIYKSRIPGELFGVGVHTVFYEATNDDGLTAKCEFKINVKEANPSKKLPMPSINLTPNKADSSSSVSNNLKYTNGLHPVNMVSPPVSHTVMAPVTHTAMSSVGHNVMSPVTHNAMSPVSHPSMISAQLLPGHESFIICPGQKPVKVTHAQSVDLPPNCYLKNVRLNPFRQFMSQRLMPRLWNSYYY, translated from the exons ATGGcacgttttttattttatttagttgcagCTGCTATAATTTCAG ttaGTGCTGCAGTCTATGAGGATTGTGAAAGGCCACCCAGTGTCCAAAATgctaatataaaaattgaagATGAAGAAGACACAATTCGTGCCATCTACAGTTGTCAAACTGGTTTCGAATTACGTGGACCCCATGAATTAGTTTGTGATCTTGATACCGATGAATGGAATACCAATCCACCGGAATGCGTACGCACACAACGATCCAATGAAGTAGATGAAGAAGATACAGAAGATGCTGCCGCAAAGGCAAAAAGAAAGAAGCAACAAGAAATTCTAGAAGATCGTATGGTTTCACCAGCTTTAGCATCAACTCTGGACATGAGTTGTGTACAGGCTAAGGTAAAGGCTCCCGAAATTAGACATGGTTATGTACAGAAATACGATAGAAGGAGACGAGGCGATAAAGTATTTTTGGCTGCTTTCTATGCctgtaatgataatttcgaatTTGAAGATTCCGAAATAAATACATTGTACTGTAGTGAACGTAAATGGGTGGGTGAATTGCCGGTGTGTATAGCATTGGGTGAATACACCGAGGGTGATGAAGATG aatacgAAGAATATGAAACCGGTGAAGAGGAAGCTGAAGAAGAAAATGTAGCTTTACCACCACCCCCTCCACCAACTCAACCACAAACTTCAGAACATGAGCCCGAAGAAATTAGCAACGAAATCCCAACTAGGGAAAGAGAACACACTGAATACCATGAATCATCCGAAGTTACGAATAAAATCGCCGAAACATCACATCACGAAGAGACGGAGGCAGTAACTGAGTTGCCTGCAGTAGTAGAACCCACACCAGATCCGTACGCACCTCGTGTATTGGACTACAACTGTGGCCCCGATAATGGTGGTTGCGATCAAAAATGTGAACGTGTGTTGTTTCCCGGTGAAAATGAACCACGTATACAGTGTTCTTGTTCTCAAGGATTCAGTTTGGATCCTTACGATTATTCTACTTGTCATG ACATTGATGAATGTGCCATTAAAAATGGTGGCTGCGAACAGCTGTGCCAAAACTTACCTGGCTCTTTTCAATGTACTTGTGAAAGTGGCCTTCAAATTGATACACTTACTGGCAACACTTGCATTG ACATTAATGAGTGCCTTTTACGCAATGGCCATGGCCCCTGTCAGGATACTTGTCACAACATTTGGTCTAGCTATAGATGTTCTTGTGATAACTTACCCGGTACTCAATTATCACCTGATAATCATACCTGTGTCGATAATGGTGAATGTTTACATAATAATGGGGGTTGCTCTCATACATGTCTCTCTTCGATGGGTCGTATTTTTTGCTTATGTCCATCAGGATATCGTATGTCGGAAGATGATAAAACTTGTAAAG ATATTAACGAATGTGAATTACCCGAAGTTGCTGCCGAATGCCGTGATGGTTGCGAAAATACACACGGATCTTATCGCTGTATTGTACCACTCAACAGTCGTGAAGATGTTGAAGAACACAGTGAAAACTCTGCCGGCATTATTAGAACCTCAGAGGTGCTGGAATGCAGTGAAGGCTATAGAGCCGAAGAGGGCAAATGTGTTGATATTGATGAGTGCACTGAAGGTACTAGCGGTTGTGAAATGTGTGTAAATATTGAGGGTGGTTACGAATGCACCTGTCCAGCTGGATTCGATTTAGCAGATGACGAAAAGACCTGTGTCGATATCGATGAATGTGCCATTGTTTCGGAAGAAGGCGAATATGAAGCATCTTACAAATTGTGTTCACATGATTGTAAAAATACAATTGGTTCCTTCCAGTGTGGTTGCCCAGAACGTTTTCATTTGTCGAGTGATCGCCGCACTTGTGTGGTAGATACCTGCAATGATTTACAAAATCCCGATTTGAATAAAACTCGTTGTGCGTATGATTGTGTAGACTTGGTTAGTGGTTCTTACCACTGCTTGTGCCCTGAAGGTTATGCCTTAACCGAGGATGGTTACAATTGTGTAGAAATGACCGATATTTGTGCTGAGCATGCTGAAGCCTGTGCTCCTGGTATCTGTCAACCCAGTGAAGATAGAACCACATTTTCTTGCATTTGTCCTTTAGGTTATGAAGAAGTTAACTCGAAATGTGTGGATATAGATGAATGCTCCAGAGGAGTACAtaaatgttcatatgaatgtGTAAATACCGAAGGCAATTATCACTGCTTATGTCCAAGTGGTTTCCGCTTTGCCGAGGGCAGTGAATACGAATGTGAGGATATAGATGAATGCGAGGAACAAGAAGGTGTTTGTGGTGCTTTACAATGCATAAATCTACCCGCCACTTTTAACTGTATTTGTCCTGACGGCCGTGAGCCAAATGAAGAAGGGGCCTGCCCTAATATGGTTGAAGATCCTTGTGGGGCTCACCAATGTTCCCACGAATGTTTGCCCGAGGGTGAGAGCTTCCGTTGCGCCTGTCCTGGCAATATGACACTCGACGAGTCGGGTGTTAATTGTATAGTAGCTGATATGTGTGCCATCAATAAGAATGGCTGTGAACAAATCTGCAAATCCGAGGAAGGTGGTATTTGTGGATGTTTTGATGGATTTGTCTTAGATGTCAATGGCAAATCGTGCATTGATATAGATGAATGTCAAATCAATAACGGCGGTTGCCATCAATTATGTACCAACTTTGCAG GTTCTTATGCTTGTACCTGTGAGGCTGGTTTTGAGTTGGCTGACGATCAAAAGACTTGTTTGGATGTGGACGAATGTGCATTGGGACGTCATGACTGTTCTCATGAATGTGTTAATGTAGATGGCGGCTTTCAGTGTACCTGTCCTCAGGGTTACTATTTGGGAGAGACTCGTTCAGTGTGCCTCGATATAGACGAATGTATTGTAACTGATCATGGTTGCAGTCATAATTGTTATAACACCCAGGGTTCTTACATATGTGCCTGTCCTGATGGTTTTACACTCTCGACTGATGGTAAAAAATGTTTAGGTGGTCATTGCGATACAGATAATGGTGGCTGCTCTCACTTGTGTGATCCAGAAAAGGGCTGCACCTGTCCTCTAGGTTGGACTTTGGGAGCTGATGGAAAAACTTGTGAAGACATTGACGAATGTTTAGATCAAAATGGTTATTGTTTGCATAAATGCCACAATACACTTGGTTCCTTTGAATGTCGTTGCCCTGATGGTTCTAAACCTGCTCATGGTGAAGACGCTTGTCCTATAACTTGTCCCGCTGGTTTCACCTTCAGCCGTGATGATCCCTCAAAGTGTGAGGATATCGATGAATGTTCCCTGCCGGGTGTTTGTCAATATGATTGTCGTAATACTAATGGTTCCTATGAGTGTCTCTGTCCCAGGGGTTATAGACTGGAGAATGGACGTGAGTGTGTGGACATCGATGAGTGTTTGGAAAATAATGGCGGCTGTTTGGGAGGTTCATGCTTTAATCATAATGGTGGTTTCGAGTGTAAATGTCCCTTGGGTTATAGCTTGGCTAGCGATAGAAAAACTTGTGAAAAGCGTGTGGAATCCCGTGATCAATGTCAGCCCTTTGAAGCGCCAGCAAATGGAGAAATCCACTGCACTAAATACCGTCACAAGAAGAAACGTTTTTATAACACCAAATGTAAGGTATGGTGCAATCAAGGTTATCGTCTAGAAGGACCCAGCCATAGGCATTGTAATGCTTCCGGCCAGTGGGATGATCATGAGAATAAATGTTTGc CAATTGTATGCCCACGTATTCCAACGCCAAGAAATGGTGTCATGTTACCGCAATCATGTTCTTTGGGTTCAACATATATGGGCGAACAATGTCGCCTTAAGTGTAACGCTGGCTTTGTGCCAGTGGGAAAATCAGTAGCTATCTGCACCTCACAAATGAAATGGTCCTATGAGGGTGCATTTGAGTGTGTGCCAATGCATATCGACACACGACTAGATGCCACAAATGATTTTACACCTTCCTTTATGCCAACTCTACACAAACAACCATTGCCCAGCATACAGACTACGTACCAAACACGTCCTTTGCCCAATTTTGCCTGGAAGCCACCCACATTTGGAGGTGCTGGCGCTGTTGCTGGAACTGGTGTTCAGAGACCCTACATTAAATGTCCTCGTAACACCACCGTATTTTTGGCCAATGGTGAACGTACTACTCATATTATCTTAGAGAAACCAGTTACCAATTTGGATTATCGATATATTGAATCATCCCCTGCCTGGACTCGTGATTTGCAAGCTCATTTAGGACCTGGCAGCTATAATGTAGTATTCCGTGGTCATGATCCAATTACAGGCAGAAAAGCCCGTTGTAAAACTGTTATAAATGTAAGACATGCCGAAGGACCAAACATTGTTTTCTGCACATCATCATTTGAGGTACAATTGGCTGAAAATCAAGCTTATCGCTCCGTAGTATGGGAAGAACCTAGATTCGAAAGCAAATATGGTTTAAAGAAAATCTACAAATCTAGG ATTCCTGGTGAATTATTTGGTGTCGGAGTGCACACTGTCTTTTACGAGGCCACCAATGATGATGGTTTAACTGCGAAATGtgaatttaaaatcaatgttAAAG AAGCCAATCCCTCTAAAAAGCTACCTATGCCTTCCATCAATCTTACCCCCAATAAAGCCGATTCCTCTTCAAGTGTTAGCAAtaacttaaaatataccaatggTCTACATCCAGTTAACATGGTGTCACCACCGGTTTCTCATACAGTAATGGCGCCCGTTACTCACACCGCCATGTCATCTGTTGGCCATAACGTCATGTCGCCTGTTACCCACAACGCTATGTCACCTGTCTCTCATCCCTCTATGATTAGTGCTCAACTTTTGCCTGGCCATGAATCGTTTATAATTTGCCCTGGCCAAAAACCTGTTAAGGTCACACATGCCCAATCT GTCGATTTGCCTCCCAATTGTTACTTGAAGAATGTACGTCTCAATCCGTTCCGCCAGTTTATGTCTCAACGCCTAATGCCTAGACTTTGGAActcatattattattaa
- the LOC111677620 gene encoding fibrillin-1 isoform X2 produces the protein MARFLFYLVAAAIISVSAAVYEDCERPPSVQNANIKIEDEEDTIRAIYSCQTGFELRGPHELVCDLDTDEWNTNPPECVRTQRSNEVDEEDTEDAAAKAKRKKQQEILEDRMVSPALASTLDMSCVQAKVKAPEIRHGYVQKYDRRRRGDKVFLAAFYACNDNFEFEDSEINTLYCSERKWVGELPVCIALGEYTEGDEDEYEEYETGEEEAEEENVALPPPPPPTQPQTSEHEPEEISNEIPTREREHTEYHESSEVTNKIAETSHHEETEAVTELPAVVEPTPDPYAPRVLDYNCGPDNGGCDQKCERVLFPGENEPRIQCSCSQGFSLDPYDYSTCHDIDECAIKNGGCEQLCQNLPGSFQCTCESGLQIDTLTGNTCIDINECLLRNGHGPCQDTCHNIWSSYRCSCDNLPGTQLSPDNHTCVDNGECLHNNGGCSHTCLSSMGRIFCLCPSGYRMSEDDKTCKDINECELPEVAAECRDGCENTHGSYRCIVPLNSREDVEEHSENSAGIIRTSEVLECSEGYRAEEGKCVDIDECTEGTSGCEMCVNIEGGYECTCPAGFDLADDEKTCVDIDECAIVSEEGEYEASYKLCSHDCKNTIGSFQCGCPERFHLSSDRRTCVVDTCNDLQNPDLNKTRCAYDCVDLVSGSYHCLCPEGYALTEDGYNCVEMTDICAEHAEACAPGICQPSEDRTTFSCICPLGYEEVNSKCVDIDECSRGVHKCSYECVNTEGNYHCLCPSGFRFAEGSEYECEDIDECEEQEGVCGALQCINLPATFNCICPDGREPNEEGACPNMVEDPCGAHQCSHECLPEGESFRCACPGNMTLDESGVNCIVADMCAINKNGCEQICKSEEGGICGCFDGFVLDVNGKSCIDIDECQINNGGCHQLCTNFAGGFKCSCQAGFEFLEGALKDYCFDIDECTTGLHTCHGDMICENLNGSFTCLCPPGYALGLSANLAVNIIPLSSTLQGHNENSFHNSYNSSSSSSVPLSPASPVCLDVDECSIDNGQCTHFCMNLPGSYECSCPPGHLLNASDNKTCILVDVCLQNNGGCSHACNNMNGQAECSCRSGYRLHPDGKTCLDNDECFLTNGGCDHICHNSAGSYACSCRTGFILSSNGHSCLDIDECFDGLANCSSICENLLGSYACTCEAGFELADDQKTCLDVDECALGRHDCSHECVNVDGGFQCTCPQGYYLGETRSVCLDIDECIVTDHGCSHNCYNTQGSYICACPDGFTLSTDGKKCLGGHCDTDNGGCSHLCDPEKGCTCPLGWTLGADGKTCEDIDECLDQNGYCLHKCHNTLGSFECRCPDGSKPAHGEDACPITCPAGFTFSRDDPSKCEDIDECSLPGVCQYDCRNTNGSYECLCPRGYRLENGRECVDIDECLENNGGCLGGSCFNHNGGFECKCPLGYSLASDRKTCEKRVESRDQCQPFEAPANGEIHCTKYRHKKKRFYNTKCKVWCNQGYRLEGPSHRHCNASGQWDDHENKCLPIVCPRIPTPRNGVMLPQSCSLGSTYMGEQCRLKCNAGFVPVGKSVAICTSQMKWSYEGAFECVPMHIDTRLDATNDFTPSFMPTLHKQPLPSIQTTYQTRPLPNFAWKPPTFGGAGAVAGTGVQRPYIKCPRNTTVFLANGERTTHIILEKPVTNLDYRYIESSPAWTRDLQAHLGPGSYNVVFRGHDPITGRKARCKTVINVRHAEGPNIVFCTSSFEVQLAENQAYRSVVWEEPRFESKYGLKKIYKSRIPGELFGVGVHTVFYEATNDDGLTAKCEFKINVKANPSKKLPMPSINLTPNKADSSSSVSNNLKYTNGLHPVNMVSPPVSHTVMAPVTHTAMSSVGHNVMSPVTHNAMSPVSHPSMISAQLLPGHESFIICPGQKPVKVTHAQSVDLPPNCYLKNVRLNPFRQFMSQRLMPRLWNSYYY, from the exons ATGGcacgttttttattttatttagttgcagCTGCTATAATTTCAG ttaGTGCTGCAGTCTATGAGGATTGTGAAAGGCCACCCAGTGTCCAAAATgctaatataaaaattgaagATGAAGAAGACACAATTCGTGCCATCTACAGTTGTCAAACTGGTTTCGAATTACGTGGACCCCATGAATTAGTTTGTGATCTTGATACCGATGAATGGAATACCAATCCACCGGAATGCGTACGCACACAACGATCCAATGAAGTAGATGAAGAAGATACAGAAGATGCTGCCGCAAAGGCAAAAAGAAAGAAGCAACAAGAAATTCTAGAAGATCGTATGGTTTCACCAGCTTTAGCATCAACTCTGGACATGAGTTGTGTACAGGCTAAGGTAAAGGCTCCCGAAATTAGACATGGTTATGTACAGAAATACGATAGAAGGAGACGAGGCGATAAAGTATTTTTGGCTGCTTTCTATGCctgtaatgataatttcgaatTTGAAGATTCCGAAATAAATACATTGTACTGTAGTGAACGTAAATGGGTGGGTGAATTGCCGGTGTGTATAGCATTGGGTGAATACACCGAGGGTGATGAAGATG aatacgAAGAATATGAAACCGGTGAAGAGGAAGCTGAAGAAGAAAATGTAGCTTTACCACCACCCCCTCCACCAACTCAACCACAAACTTCAGAACATGAGCCCGAAGAAATTAGCAACGAAATCCCAACTAGGGAAAGAGAACACACTGAATACCATGAATCATCCGAAGTTACGAATAAAATCGCCGAAACATCACATCACGAAGAGACGGAGGCAGTAACTGAGTTGCCTGCAGTAGTAGAACCCACACCAGATCCGTACGCACCTCGTGTATTGGACTACAACTGTGGCCCCGATAATGGTGGTTGCGATCAAAAATGTGAACGTGTGTTGTTTCCCGGTGAAAATGAACCACGTATACAGTGTTCTTGTTCTCAAGGATTCAGTTTGGATCCTTACGATTATTCTACTTGTCATG ACATTGATGAATGTGCCATTAAAAATGGTGGCTGCGAACAGCTGTGCCAAAACTTACCTGGCTCTTTTCAATGTACTTGTGAAAGTGGCCTTCAAATTGATACACTTACTGGCAACACTTGCATTG ACATTAATGAGTGCCTTTTACGCAATGGCCATGGCCCCTGTCAGGATACTTGTCACAACATTTGGTCTAGCTATAGATGTTCTTGTGATAACTTACCCGGTACTCAATTATCACCTGATAATCATACCTGTGTCGATAATGGTGAATGTTTACATAATAATGGGGGTTGCTCTCATACATGTCTCTCTTCGATGGGTCGTATTTTTTGCTTATGTCCATCAGGATATCGTATGTCGGAAGATGATAAAACTTGTAAAG ATATTAACGAATGTGAATTACCCGAAGTTGCTGCCGAATGCCGTGATGGTTGCGAAAATACACACGGATCTTATCGCTGTATTGTACCACTCAACAGTCGTGAAGATGTTGAAGAACACAGTGAAAACTCTGCCGGCATTATTAGAACCTCAGAGGTGCTGGAATGCAGTGAAGGCTATAGAGCCGAAGAGGGCAAATGTGTTGATATTGATGAGTGCACTGAAGGTACTAGCGGTTGTGAAATGTGTGTAAATATTGAGGGTGGTTACGAATGCACCTGTCCAGCTGGATTCGATTTAGCAGATGACGAAAAGACCTGTGTCGATATCGATGAATGTGCCATTGTTTCGGAAGAAGGCGAATATGAAGCATCTTACAAATTGTGTTCACATGATTGTAAAAATACAATTGGTTCCTTCCAGTGTGGTTGCCCAGAACGTTTTCATTTGTCGAGTGATCGCCGCACTTGTGTGGTAGATACCTGCAATGATTTACAAAATCCCGATTTGAATAAAACTCGTTGTGCGTATGATTGTGTAGACTTGGTTAGTGGTTCTTACCACTGCTTGTGCCCTGAAGGTTATGCCTTAACCGAGGATGGTTACAATTGTGTAGAAATGACCGATATTTGTGCTGAGCATGCTGAAGCCTGTGCTCCTGGTATCTGTCAACCCAGTGAAGATAGAACCACATTTTCTTGCATTTGTCCTTTAGGTTATGAAGAAGTTAACTCGAAATGTGTGGATATAGATGAATGCTCCAGAGGAGTACAtaaatgttcatatgaatgtGTAAATACCGAAGGCAATTATCACTGCTTATGTCCAAGTGGTTTCCGCTTTGCCGAGGGCAGTGAATACGAATGTGAGGATATAGATGAATGCGAGGAACAAGAAGGTGTTTGTGGTGCTTTACAATGCATAAATCTACCCGCCACTTTTAACTGTATTTGTCCTGACGGCCGTGAGCCAAATGAAGAAGGGGCCTGCCCTAATATGGTTGAAGATCCTTGTGGGGCTCACCAATGTTCCCACGAATGTTTGCCCGAGGGTGAGAGCTTCCGTTGCGCCTGTCCTGGCAATATGACACTCGACGAGTCGGGTGTTAATTGTATAGTAGCTGATATGTGTGCCATCAATAAGAATGGCTGTGAACAAATCTGCAAATCCGAGGAAGGTGGTATTTGTGGATGTTTTGATGGATTTGTCTTAGATGTCAATGGCAAATCGTGCATTGATATAGATGAATGTCAAATCAATAACGGCGGTTGCCATCAATTATGTACCAACTTTGCAGGTGGGTTTAAGTGTTCGTGTCAAGCAGGGTTTGAGTTCCTGGAGGGAGCTTTAAAAGACTACTGCTTTGATATCGACGAATGCACTACGGGTTTACATACATGTCATGGCGATATGATTTGTGAAAATCTAAATGGTTCATTTACTTGCTTATGTCCACCCGGTTATGCTCTGGGTTTGTCCGCCAATCTCGCTGTAAATATCATTCCATTGTCATCTACTCTTCAGGGACATAACGAAAATTCATTTCATAATTCTTACAATTCTTCATCCTCATCATCAGTTCCATTATCACCAGCTTCTCCTGTGTGCTTAGACGTTGATGAGTGTTCCATTGACAATGGTCAGTGTACTCATTTCTGCATGAATTTACCCGGAAGCTATGAGTGTTCATGTCCACCCGGGCATCTGTTGAATGCTAGCGATAATAAAACTTGTATCTTGGTGGATGTATGTCTGCAAAATAATGGTGGCTGCTCTCATGCTTGCAACAATATGAACGGCCAGGCGGAGTGCTCTTGTCGGAGTGGCTATCGTTTACATCCTGATGGCAAAACATGCTTGGATAACGATGAATGCTTTCTCACTAACGGTGGTTGTGATCATATTTGTCATAATAGCGCTGGCAGTTATGCCTGTTCATGTCGCACTGGTTTCATACTTTCATCCAATGGTCATAGTTGTCTCGACATCGATGAATGTTTTGATGGTCTGGCGAATTGTAGTTCTATTTGTGAAAATCTTCTAGGTTCTTATGCTTGTACCTGTGAGGCTGGTTTTGAGTTGGCTGACGATCAAAAGACTTGTTTGGATGTGGACGAATGTGCATTGGGACGTCATGACTGTTCTCATGAATGTGTTAATGTAGATGGCGGCTTTCAGTGTACCTGTCCTCAGGGTTACTATTTGGGAGAGACTCGTTCAGTGTGCCTCGATATAGACGAATGTATTGTAACTGATCATGGTTGCAGTCATAATTGTTATAACACCCAGGGTTCTTACATATGTGCCTGTCCTGATGGTTTTACACTCTCGACTGATGGTAAAAAATGTTTAGGTGGTCATTGCGATACAGATAATGGTGGCTGCTCTCACTTGTGTGATCCAGAAAAGGGCTGCACCTGTCCTCTAGGTTGGACTTTGGGAGCTGATGGAAAAACTTGTGAAGACATTGACGAATGTTTAGATCAAAATGGTTATTGTTTGCATAAATGCCACAATACACTTGGTTCCTTTGAATGTCGTTGCCCTGATGGTTCTAAACCTGCTCATGGTGAAGACGCTTGTCCTATAACTTGTCCCGCTGGTTTCACCTTCAGCCGTGATGATCCCTCAAAGTGTGAGGATATCGATGAATGTTCCCTGCCGGGTGTTTGTCAATATGATTGTCGTAATACTAATGGTTCCTATGAGTGTCTCTGTCCCAGGGGTTATAGACTGGAGAATGGACGTGAGTGTGTGGACATCGATGAGTGTTTGGAAAATAATGGCGGCTGTTTGGGAGGTTCATGCTTTAATCATAATGGTGGTTTCGAGTGTAAATGTCCCTTGGGTTATAGCTTGGCTAGCGATAGAAAAACTTGTGAAAAGCGTGTGGAATCCCGTGATCAATGTCAGCCCTTTGAAGCGCCAGCAAATGGAGAAATCCACTGCACTAAATACCGTCACAAGAAGAAACGTTTTTATAACACCAAATGTAAGGTATGGTGCAATCAAGGTTATCGTCTAGAAGGACCCAGCCATAGGCATTGTAATGCTTCCGGCCAGTGGGATGATCATGAGAATAAATGTTTGc CAATTGTATGCCCACGTATTCCAACGCCAAGAAATGGTGTCATGTTACCGCAATCATGTTCTTTGGGTTCAACATATATGGGCGAACAATGTCGCCTTAAGTGTAACGCTGGCTTTGTGCCAGTGGGAAAATCAGTAGCTATCTGCACCTCACAAATGAAATGGTCCTATGAGGGTGCATTTGAGTGTGTGCCAATGCATATCGACACACGACTAGATGCCACAAATGATTTTACACCTTCCTTTATGCCAACTCTACACAAACAACCATTGCCCAGCATACAGACTACGTACCAAACACGTCCTTTGCCCAATTTTGCCTGGAAGCCACCCACATTTGGAGGTGCTGGCGCTGTTGCTGGAACTGGTGTTCAGAGACCCTACATTAAATGTCCTCGTAACACCACCGTATTTTTGGCCAATGGTGAACGTACTACTCATATTATCTTAGAGAAACCAGTTACCAATTTGGATTATCGATATATTGAATCATCCCCTGCCTGGACTCGTGATTTGCAAGCTCATTTAGGACCTGGCAGCTATAATGTAGTATTCCGTGGTCATGATCCAATTACAGGCAGAAAAGCCCGTTGTAAAACTGTTATAAATGTAAGACATGCCGAAGGACCAAACATTGTTTTCTGCACATCATCATTTGAGGTACAATTGGCTGAAAATCAAGCTTATCGCTCCGTAGTATGGGAAGAACCTAGATTCGAAAGCAAATATGGTTTAAAGAAAATCTACAAATCTAGG ATTCCTGGTGAATTATTTGGTGTCGGAGTGCACACTGTCTTTTACGAGGCCACCAATGATGATGGTTTAACTGCGAAATGtgaatttaaaatcaatgttAAAG CCAATCCCTCTAAAAAGCTACCTATGCCTTCCATCAATCTTACCCCCAATAAAGCCGATTCCTCTTCAAGTGTTAGCAAtaacttaaaatataccaatggTCTACATCCAGTTAACATGGTGTCACCACCGGTTTCTCATACAGTAATGGCGCCCGTTACTCACACCGCCATGTCATCTGTTGGCCATAACGTCATGTCGCCTGTTACCCACAACGCTATGTCACCTGTCTCTCATCCCTCTATGATTAGTGCTCAACTTTTGCCTGGCCATGAATCGTTTATAATTTGCCCTGGCCAAAAACCTGTTAAGGTCACACATGCCCAATCT GTCGATTTGCCTCCCAATTGTTACTTGAAGAATGTACGTCTCAATCCGTTCCGCCAGTTTATGTCTCAACGCCTAATGCCTAGACTTTGGAActcatattattattaa